A stretch of the Capsicum annuum cultivar UCD-10X-F1 chromosome 10, UCD10Xv1.1, whole genome shotgun sequence genome encodes the following:
- the LOC107877138 gene encoding steroid 5-alpha-reductase DET2, with protein sequence MFSSDVYLFYFVIFFSLLMSLPTYILSHFASSPYGKHSRSGKSKTTISPSIAWVFMESPTLWLTFLIFPLGKNYTNPLAYILISPFLIHYTNRTIIYPLHLDKRAHNKFPLNIAVTGFIYNILNAYIQSRYVSHYANYENDEWFWTRFRCGFFVFGLGMVINVWADGVLLSLKRQGGGYKIPRGGLFEYVSSPNYFGEIMEWLGWALMTWSWAGLAFLVYTCSNLVPRAVSTHKWYVEKFGEDYPKNRRAVFPFLY encoded by the coding sequence ATGTTTTCATCGGATGTATATCTATTTTACTTCGTCATCTTCTTCAGTCTCCTAATGTCACTGCCTACATACATCTTATCTCATTTTGCCTCTTCTCCTTATGGCAAACACTCTCGTTCAGGTAAATCAAAAACTACAATTTCTCCGTCAATTGCGTGGGTTTTCATGGAAAGCCCAACGCTTTGGTTAACATTCCTCATATTTCCCTTagggaaaaattacacaaaccctTTAGCATATATCCTTATTTCTCCTTTCCTTATTCACTATACAAATCGTACAATCATTTATCCCCTACATCTCGACAAAAGAGCACATAATAAATTCCCACTTAACATTGCAGTGACGGGTTTTATTTACAATATTTTGAATGCATACATACAAAGTAGATATGTTTCTCATTATGCCAACTATGAAAATGATGAGTGGTTTTGGACTAGGTTTCGTTGTGGGTTTTTTGTATTTGGATTGGGTATGGTGATCAATGTTTGGGCCGATGGGGTGCTATTGAGCCTGAAAAGACAAGGTGGTGGATACAAGATTCCAAGAGGTGGGCTTTTTGAGTATGTGAGTAGCCCAAATTATTTTGGTGAGATAATGGAGTGGTTGGGTTGGGCGTTAATGACGTGGTCATGGGCTGGACTTGCGTTTTTGGTGTATACTTGCTCTAACTTGGTTCCTCGAGCCGTTTCGACTCATAAATGGTATGTGGAGAAATTTGGGGAAGATTATCCTAAGAATAGAAGAGCTGTTTTTCCATTTTTGTATTGA